The Streptomyces sp. R33 genome contains the following window.
CGGTGAACGCCTTCGACAGGTAGATGCTGCCCCGGTCGGTGACGATCATCTCCGGTACGACGGCCGGCCGTGCGGCCGCCCCTTGCAGGCGTTCATCCAGCGTCAGCAGCCGCTCGTGCGGGAGCAGCGAGCTGTGGGCGAACCGCAGGGCGTCGGGCCAGGTCGGCCGGGCGGGGTGAGGGACGGCCATCTCCGCCAGGAGCAGGGCAGCGTCGACAGCCTGGGTACTGCTGGGGCAGAGCACGGCGGCGAGGATGGCGCGGGTGGCGACATCGACGGCGATGGTGAGTTCGGGCCTGCCCACGGTGCCGTCGTCGAAGACGGCCAGGACATCCAGGCGGGTGGTGTCGATCTGGACCTGCTCCCCGGGCCGCAGCGCCATGGTCGGGGTGAGGCCGCGCCCGTCGGTGGTGATGGGCTCGGTGCGCACCGGGCGGCCGGGGAGATCAGCAGGGTGGGCGAGCTGGTGGACGAGCCGGTAGAGGGTGGCCTGCGACGGCGCGGGCACATTGCCGGGCCCGTGCTTGTCCTCCAGGATCTGCAGGACGTGGGGGAACAGGGCGTTGATGGTGCCCTTGGACCGGCGCCTCTGCCGGCGCAGCGCCTCGGTCACCGCATCCGTCACCCGCTCGTCCTGCCGTCCTGCCGTCCTGCCGTCCTGCCGTCCTGCAGGAGCGGGGCCGCGGGTGGTGCGGTGGTCGATCAGGCCCCACAGGCCCTGCTTGCGGTAGGCCAGGCGCATGCGCTGGATCGTCGCCCGGGACACCTTGGCGAAGCCCAGCGCGGTGAGCTCGGCGGCTTTGGCCTGCTCCCGCTCGGTCAGCGTCCACCGGGCGGGGTCGTACTGCTCCCGCACCCTTCCACCGCTGTCCGGCCCGCCGGGCCGTCCGCATTCGACTTCGCGGATGTGCCTCTGCCAGGCCAGCGCCTTCTCCCGAGCCGCGGCGGGGGCCGTCTCGAACAGCCCCCACTGCGGCACCGGCAGTGCCTGCTCAGCCTGCGCCCCTGCCGGCTTGAAGTCAGGGTCGGCGAACAGGTGGCCGGTGAGGACCACTGCGCTGCTTCCGTCCTCGCGGGCCAGGTGCACGCACTGCCCGGCCAGCGCGACGACTTGCCATCGCGCGTCGTCGAAGCGGATGTACGCGCCGACCGCTACAACGGGCCGTCCGCCCCGGGGCTCCGTCACCGTACCTCCCTGAACCGGCCGCCGATCTCGTAGTGCGGACCTGCCGCGACGGCCTCGGAACGCGGAAGGATGCCGACCTGGACCAGGACCCGCTCGTGCAGTGGCCTGTCCAGCGGAACGCTCAGGTGGCCGTGCCACAGTGCGTGAAACGCGGCGGGGAGGACTTCGATTTGGTCGCCGACGGCCTGGACGCCCTCGATCAGCGGCCGCGGGCGCGCGAAGGCTTCCAGCACGGCGGCGGTGAGGGCGGGGCGGATCTGGTTGCGGGGGTGCCGGTAGCCGCCCAGCCACCGCAGGTTGGCCGCCAGTACCGCATCGAGCGGTTCCAGGCGCTGGTAGCTCCACCCGACCTGTTCACATGCCTGCTCCATCATCACGGAGGCCCTGAAAGCCTGTTCCCCACCCGCCTCAGTGTGGCTGGGGCAGTCGGCGAGCAAGGCGGTCCCGTCCGCACGCCGTGCGAAGAGCTGCGGAGTCCACGACCGCACACGCCCCTGTTCGTCGTGCCACAGCAGCCGCACGGGCCGCCCGGCCAGACCGATGATGTCCGGGTCGCGGTCCAAGACCATCAGCTGCGCGCGCATCGCATTCGACCCGGAAGCGACATGCCGGCCGGTGGTCGCCGACCACCACAGCCCCGGCCCCCACCGTCTGCCCGGAACCACCGGGAACGCCGAGACCGGCTCCAGCTCCTCGAACGCGACGGTCACCGCCCCGTCCACCCACCGCTGCCGCACGGCCTGCCCGCCGAACCCGGCGAACGCCACCTCGAACCCGGACCCCTCACCAGCGTGCTGCGCACCGCCGGCCCCTGACGCGCCTGTCACGTGGCCGAGTCAACTACCACCGCCAGCAGTCTTGCCCGGTTTGCCCATTCTGATCGTGCGAGAGCGCCTGATGCGGTACTACGCCCGCTACGCCCCGCTCCTGGACCGCCCTCGGACTACTCATCGCCTTCATCCGTGGCGAGGGCATCAGTGTCCAGCCCTGCCCATTGCTCGACGTCGTGCAGGGCGACGCCAGCGTTCAATGCTGCGAGTGCGGTCTCCCGGAGGGCTTGGTCGAGGAGGTCGATGGAGTGACTGAGCCGTTGCAAGAGAGACTGGGCAGCGTCCGCGATACGGCCCCGGTGCGCGCCGCGCAGCTGCAGCAATTCTTCCTGGGCAGCCTCGATGAGGTTGGTGATCAGCATGCGTTGCTCGGGGGACACGGTGGAGCGCCAGTTCGTACCGGAGCCGCCTACGGCCTTCTCTCTGGTCTGTTCGCGCAGCAGGGCGGCCATGGTGGGCGGCTGTTGATCGGCCCCCACCCGCCACGGCCCGGCGTCGTAGGGATCAACCGCGGAATGCCGCCGTCGGCGGATGACGGCGGCATTCCACGCGATCAGCGGACCACCGTCTGTCGCGACCAGCGGCCCCAGCCAGGGGCGTCCCACAAGCTCCCCGAGACGACGACCGAACTGTCCGTCCTCGGGCAGCGGCCGAGGGCGTCCTACGCCGCTGTCGGCCCACACCAGCTCCTCGATGCCCGGGTCCAGCAGCGCACCGGCCACCGCCACCGCTTCGGGGAAGACCACCGCGTCCCGCCCGACTGCCCGCCAATGGTCGAAGTTGCCGCTGGCGTCACCGCCTGCGACTTGGTGCAGGCGACGGGGCCAGACCACCTCTTCTTCCCAGTGCAGGGCGTGTTTCCACCACCGGCACACGACCGCCCGTGCGAGGCCGAAGACCTCGGCCAGCTCCACTCCAGCCCTGCGCGCACGACGCTCCACCCCAGCCCACTGCTGCTGCGCCCTGACGACTTCCGGGAGCGCGCTCAGATCGAGGTTCTCAAGGGGCTGGTCGGCGTCGGCGTCCAGCCCCCAGCGGCCGTGCCGCCCGCACACCCGCTGCCAGTGCCCTGCGTAGCGGACCACGCGCACGGCCTGCCCGGTGCGCCTGGCTACGCACAGCCGGCAGCCGAACGC
Protein-coding sequences here:
- a CDS encoding Mu transposase C-terminal domain-containing protein, which encodes MTEPRGGRPVVAVGAYIRFDDARWQVVALAGQCVHLAREDGSSAVVLTGHLFADPDFKPAGAQAEQALPVPQWGLFETAPAAAREKALAWQRHIREVECGRPGGPDSGGRVREQYDPARWTLTEREQAKAAELTALGFAKVSRATIQRMRLAYRKQGLWGLIDHRTTRGPAPAGRQDGRTAGRQDERVTDAVTEALRRQRRRSKGTINALFPHVLQILEDKHGPGNVPAPSQATLYRLVHQLAHPADLPGRPVRTEPITTDGRGLTPTMALRPGEQVQIDTTRLDVLAVFDDGTVGRPELTIAVDVATRAILAAVLCPSSTQAVDAALLLAEMAVPHPARPTWPDALRFAHSSLLPHERLLTLDERLQGAAARPAVVPEMIVTDRGSIYLSKAFTAACETLGISVQASPPYAPTAKGIVERTFGSINSLFCQHLPGYTGPNVTQRGPDAHHEACFTVPQLQDLLDEWLVHWHHRPHEGLRHPALPKAVLTPNQMWAALISVAGYVPVPLTGDDYLELLPVRWTAITERGIRLHHRTYDHDLLAPYRGRPSPVTARGGKWEVHHNPHDVRQIWLRLTDGTLTEIPWIHSDHAHHPFNERTWQHIRAQAVRYPDPDQHEADLADALDQLMRRAGDGRATRAEHRLLGRATRPLPAVASVPAPARLRGQETAISQTGTDPDGDSLDDLDDAPEEPFDDEPEHEPSSPAHPYSGLGLYDAHAEALRW
- a CDS encoding TnsA-like heteromeric transposase endonuclease subunit: MTGASGAGGAQHAGEGSGFEVAFAGFGGQAVRQRWVDGAVTVAFEELEPVSAFPVVPGRRWGPGLWWSATTGRHVASGSNAMRAQLMVLDRDPDIIGLAGRPVRLLWHDEQGRVRSWTPQLFARRADGTALLADCPSHTEAGGEQAFRASVMMEQACEQVGWSYQRLEPLDAVLAANLRWLGGYRHPRNQIRPALTAAVLEAFARPRPLIEGVQAVGDQIEVLPAAFHALWHGHLSVPLDRPLHERVLVQVGILPRSEAVAAGPHYEIGGRFREVR
- a CDS encoding DNA-binding protein codes for the protein LICRVASRYGQDPSWLLGHWQWKNHQPRHPGGALRADAEVLFDTAGRAVLARLCGVDEKPLERALPSWKHGDDKLSEQDAEQVPQALWRVGGAVVGPVAFGCRLCVARRTGQAVRVVRYAGHWQRVCGRHGRWGLDADADQPLENLDLSALPEVVRAQQQWAGVERRARRAGVELAEVFGLARAVVCRWWKHALHWEEEVVWPRRLHQVAGGDASGNFDHWRAVGRDAVVFPEAVAVAGALLDPGIEELVWADSGVGRPRPLPEDGQFGRRLGELVGRPWLGPLVATDGGPLIAWNAAVIRRRRHSAVDPYDAGPWRVGADQQPPTMAALLREQTREKAVGGSGTNWRSTVSPEQRMLITNLIEAAQEELLQLRGAHRGRIADAAQSLLQRLSHSIDLLDQALRETALAALNAGVALHDVEQWAGLDTDALATDEGDE